In Myotis daubentonii chromosome 6, mMyoDau2.1, whole genome shotgun sequence, a genomic segment contains:
- the CDKN1A gene encoding cyclin-dependent kinase inhibitor 1 has product MSEPSRDARPIPRGSRACRRLFGPVDSEQLQRDCDALMASCVQEACDRWNFDFVTETPLEGDFAWERVWSLDLPKLYLPSAPRRAQDSLGRSKRSSSSPALLQGPAQEDHVDLSLSCTLVPRSPEQPEGSPGGPSTSQGRKRRQTSMTDFYHSKRRLIFSKRRP; this is encoded by the exons ATGTCCGAGCCATCCCGGGATGCCCGCCCGATCCCCCGCGGCAGCAGGGCCTGCCGCCGCCTGTTCGGCCCCGTGGACAGCGAGCAGCTGCAGCGAGACTGCGATGCTCTGATGGCCAGCTGCGTGCAGGAGGCCTGTGATCGATGGAACTTCGACTTCGTCACCGAGACACCGCTGGAGGGTGACTTCGCCTGGGAGCGGGTGTGGAGCCTGGACCTGCCCAAGCTCTACCTGCCCTCAGCGCCGAGGAGGGCCCAGGACAGCCTGGGGAGGAGCAAGCGGTCCAGCAGCTCGCCTGCCTTGCTGCAGGGGCCAGCTCAGGAGGACCACGTGGACCTGTCACTGTCCTGCACCCTGGTGCCGCGCTCCCCTGAGCAGCCTGAGGGGTCCCCAGGTGGGCCGAGCACGTCTCAGGGCCGCAAACGGAGGCAGACCAGCATGACAG ATTTTTATCACTCCAAACGCCGGCTGATCTTCTCCAAGAGGAGGCCCTAA